Proteins encoded within one genomic window of Cellulomonas flavigena DSM 20109:
- a CDS encoding PQQ-binding-like beta-propeller repeat protein translates to MPRARRVDVELGDLTPVGATDPADAPHPGGRRRWWWWLAVPVAAVLALVGGQLVTDQRERTRLGALAALPGVVAPLDGPPEVAWQPDRGTLVGGAVRVGPVLVARHVADDGGALLVGLDATTGERRWELDVVGEPAPAPPWWPDTGGCAAVPDGSGHVACLLTADDAGTDRPPAPRLVVVDAADGTVQVDRELPAWVQWPTLRGDDVLLVGDVDGTLHVASQGLRDGTEHWSTTAEGSGAGTTAAAALLDDGTLAVARGGAVTLVSTDGAVLRTVGDAPQGGLTGQVATRGVVVSRTLGAVLVGSGSTTTVVTPTGEVRLDGSAAPVVVDDGSVPGLVLTRTPGLQAWDARDGSPRWGAPVVDAQDVTVLEGRVHVGTSAAVVTFDGATGEELWRVARPTASGTPLTDGRHLLVLARQGGRHTTPYDLVALHVADGSEAWRVPLPPQTWLTAAAGLLVAVSYDTDALTETHRVLR, encoded by the coding sequence ATGCCACGCGCACGCCGGGTCGACGTCGAGCTGGGCGACCTCACGCCCGTGGGCGCCACCGACCCGGCCGACGCCCCGCACCCCGGCGGCCGGCGCAGGTGGTGGTGGTGGCTGGCCGTCCCGGTGGCCGCGGTGCTCGCGCTCGTCGGGGGCCAGCTCGTCACGGACCAGCGCGAGCGCACGCGGCTCGGCGCCCTGGCGGCGCTGCCGGGGGTCGTCGCACCCCTCGACGGGCCGCCCGAGGTCGCGTGGCAGCCGGACCGCGGCACGCTCGTGGGCGGCGCGGTGCGCGTCGGGCCCGTGCTCGTCGCACGGCACGTCGCCGACGACGGCGGGGCCCTGCTGGTGGGCCTCGACGCCACGACCGGCGAGCGGCGGTGGGAGCTCGACGTCGTCGGGGAGCCAGCGCCCGCGCCGCCGTGGTGGCCGGACACCGGGGGCTGCGCGGCCGTGCCCGACGGGTCGGGGCACGTGGCGTGCCTCCTCACGGCCGACGACGCGGGCACCGACCGGCCGCCGGCGCCGCGCCTCGTCGTCGTCGACGCCGCCGACGGCACCGTGCAGGTCGACCGCGAGCTCCCCGCGTGGGTGCAGTGGCCGACGCTCCGCGGTGACGACGTGCTGCTCGTCGGCGACGTCGACGGCACGCTGCACGTCGCGTCGCAGGGCCTGCGCGACGGGACGGAGCACTGGAGCACGACGGCCGAGGGCAGTGGCGCGGGGACGACAGCGGCCGCCGCGCTGCTCGACGACGGCACGCTCGCCGTCGCGCGCGGTGGTGCCGTCACGCTCGTCTCGACCGACGGCGCGGTGCTGCGCACCGTGGGCGACGCGCCGCAGGGCGGGCTCACGGGTCAGGTGGCCACGCGGGGCGTCGTGGTGTCCCGCACGCTGGGTGCCGTGCTGGTGGGCAGCGGGTCCACGACGACCGTCGTGACGCCCACGGGCGAGGTGCGGCTCGACGGCTCCGCGGCCCCGGTGGTGGTGGACGACGGCAGCGTGCCCGGCCTCGTCCTCACGCGCACCCCGGGGCTGCAGGCGTGGGACGCGCGCGACGGGTCGCCGCGGTGGGGCGCGCCGGTCGTCGACGCCCAGGACGTCACGGTGCTCGAGGGCCGGGTGCACGTGGGCACGTCCGCCGCGGTGGTGACGTTCGACGGCGCGACCGGTGAGGAGCTGTGGCGCGTCGCGCGGCCGACGGCGTCGGGAACGCCCCTGACCGACGGGCGGCACCTGCTCGTGCTGGCGCGGCAGGGCGGCCGGCACACCACGCCGTACGACCTGGTCGCGCTGCACGTCGCCGACGGCAGCGAGGCGTGGCGCGTGCCGCTGCCGCCGCAGACGTGGCTCACGGCGGCCGCGGGGCTGCTGGTGGCGGTCTCGTACGACACGGACGCGCTGACCGAGACGCACCGCGTCCTG
- a CDS encoding PQQ-binding-like beta-propeller repeat protein yields MARDRARRDVELVEDDGSPAGAPPAGGPGRGDAHDGPGRTRRRAWVVGAALVAALVAAGAVAQGVVTSRERERIAAVAGRPGVVGLLDGPVRVLDERRDDTLLYDSAAASGGLVVAVQEQLDGREVARAVDPVTGTTAWETELVTGRGLTEVPGGEVLTSRGACRALGAGAAQVVCLADDAVSLVGRGTLTQQAPTTTRVVVLDARDGSVVTDLSDAAGEPLTSRALAVLDDLVVLAGTGGGEARVRALTADGTVAWDVAFPVTTTTAFGSTVELHVTTDAVALISSGPLRLLDATGTVRREVPLASADGVVGTAGDAVVVSTADGGTLLARPAGVERVPGAFLRPTVDAPAAPGLVLTAQDATLHAWRPDGTAVWSVEQRVTDGGAALLPGHVLVGSGTQVLALDAATGGELWRTSGLLPQSGLVTDGRHLLALAPLRDDSRPQVVAALDLADGDVAWRVELPAVVTGIRGFHGVLATYTFGASVSGRGPLVTVLG; encoded by the coding sequence GTGGCGCGCGACCGTGCGAGGCGGGACGTCGAGCTCGTCGAGGACGACGGCTCCCCCGCGGGCGCGCCGCCGGCCGGCGGGCCCGGACGGGGGGACGCGCACGACGGGCCCGGCCGCACCCGCCGGCGCGCGTGGGTGGTGGGCGCGGCGCTGGTCGCGGCGCTGGTGGCCGCCGGCGCCGTCGCGCAGGGCGTCGTGACGTCCCGCGAGCGTGAGCGCATCGCCGCCGTCGCGGGCCGGCCGGGGGTCGTCGGCCTGCTCGACGGGCCCGTGCGCGTGCTGGACGAGCGGCGCGACGACACGCTGCTGTACGACAGCGCCGCGGCGTCGGGGGGCCTCGTGGTGGCGGTGCAGGAGCAGCTCGACGGCCGCGAGGTGGCCCGGGCCGTCGACCCCGTGACGGGGACGACGGCGTGGGAGACCGAGCTCGTCACCGGGCGCGGCCTCACCGAGGTGCCCGGGGGCGAGGTGCTGACGAGCCGCGGGGCGTGCCGGGCGCTCGGGGCCGGGGCGGCGCAGGTGGTCTGCCTGGCGGACGACGCCGTCTCGCTCGTCGGCCGCGGGACACTCACGCAGCAGGCCCCCACGACGACGCGTGTCGTGGTCCTCGACGCGCGTGACGGGTCGGTCGTCACCGACCTGTCCGACGCGGCCGGCGAACCGCTGACGTCCCGCGCGCTCGCCGTGCTCGACGACCTCGTGGTGCTGGCCGGCACGGGCGGCGGCGAGGCCCGCGTGCGGGCGCTGACCGCGGACGGCACGGTCGCGTGGGACGTGGCGTTCCCGGTGACGACGACCACGGCGTTCGGGTCCACGGTCGAGCTGCACGTGACGACGGACGCCGTCGCGCTCATCTCGTCCGGCCCGCTGCGGCTGCTCGACGCGACGGGCACGGTCCGGCGCGAGGTCCCCCTGGCGTCCGCCGACGGCGTCGTCGGCACGGCGGGTGACGCGGTCGTCGTCAGCACGGCGGACGGTGGCACGCTCCTGGCCCGGCCGGCGGGGGTCGAGCGCGTCCCCGGGGCGTTCCTGCGCCCCACGGTGGACGCCCCGGCCGCGCCCGGTCTGGTGCTCACCGCGCAGGACGCGACGCTGCACGCGTGGCGCCCGGACGGCACCGCGGTGTGGAGCGTGGAGCAGCGCGTCACCGACGGTGGTGCGGCGCTCCTGCCCGGCCACGTGCTGGTCGGGTCCGGCACGCAGGTGCTCGCGCTCGACGCCGCGACGGGCGGCGAGCTGTGGCGCACGTCCGGCCTGCTGCCGCAGAGCGGCCTGGTGACCGACGGGCGGCACCTGCTGGCGCTCGCACCACTGCGGGACGACAGCCGGCCGCAGGTCGTCGCGGCACTCGACCTCGCCGACGGCGACGTGGCGTGGCGGGTCGAGCTGCCGGCGGTGGTCACGGGGATCCGCGGGTTCCACGGCGTGCTCGCCACGTACACCTTCGGTGCGTCGGTGAGCGGGCGCGGCCCGCTCGTCACCGTGCTCGGCTGA
- a CDS encoding PQQ-binding-like beta-propeller repeat protein translates to MARRGARTHVELVDDDVDGGSGDGTDAGAPGPADPPQPLRGRRRAITLAAVLVVVLATVAVVGEVRQDARERERLAVLAASRTALAPLDGPPQVLWTSDREEVLWASARTPDGLLVVPGTQGERVVRALDPATGDVVWERELLPPRDTAPAPNEDVAGASCVGHGAAGDLLACLASDAMTVFDERTTDIRYVAPTVVRLVLLDPQDGTVVADLSDAVAGTGTAPAYVALGDLVVVSSVVDDATRVVAVAPDGSVAWRTEVPPSTRPAPGLPGLRRADVLALGDHLVVATAEEMRLLDATGATVRTVPLADDESLGGAEGTTAFARTGLDRVTLMQVGSEVVARGEGTKVVRADHVGELPGGRVRADVDDGSDPRLVLTSDAEGLHGWDAEGVRRWSADVQVTRSAMVLAGRVHATTRADALVTFDARTGAELWRRDGLVLDQAPLADGRVLLVRERGADGAALDLVALDVADGEVAWRTPWPEGVDQLQAVFGVIVGLSYDVEGEDWSVTALG, encoded by the coding sequence GTGGCACGCCGCGGCGCGAGGACGCACGTCGAGCTCGTCGACGACGACGTCGACGGGGGCAGCGGCGACGGCACGGACGCCGGCGCACCCGGACCGGCCGACCCACCCCAGCCGCTCCGGGGCCGACGCCGCGCGATCACCCTCGCCGCCGTGCTCGTCGTCGTGCTCGCCACGGTCGCGGTGGTCGGCGAGGTGCGCCAGGACGCCCGCGAGCGCGAGCGCCTCGCGGTCCTGGCCGCGTCGCGGACCGCCCTCGCGCCGCTCGACGGTCCGCCGCAGGTCCTGTGGACGTCCGACCGCGAGGAGGTCCTGTGGGCGTCGGCGCGCACGCCCGACGGCCTGCTCGTCGTGCCCGGCACGCAGGGCGAGCGCGTCGTGCGGGCGCTGGACCCGGCGACCGGTGACGTGGTGTGGGAGCGCGAGCTGCTGCCGCCTCGCGACACCGCCCCCGCACCGAACGAGGACGTGGCGGGCGCGTCCTGCGTGGGCCATGGCGCCGCGGGTGACCTCCTCGCGTGTCTCGCGTCGGACGCGATGACGGTCTTCGACGAGCGGACGACCGACATCCGGTACGTCGCGCCGACCGTCGTGCGGCTGGTCCTGCTCGACCCGCAGGACGGCACGGTCGTCGCGGACCTGTCCGACGCCGTCGCCGGGACGGGGACGGCGCCCGCGTACGTCGCCCTGGGCGATCTCGTGGTGGTGAGCAGCGTGGTCGACGACGCGACGCGGGTGGTGGCCGTCGCGCCGGACGGGTCCGTGGCGTGGCGGACCGAGGTGCCGCCGTCGACGCGGCCCGCGCCGGGGCTGCCCGGTCTCCGGCGCGCCGACGTCCTCGCCCTGGGTGACCACCTGGTGGTCGCCACGGCGGAGGAGATGCGCCTGCTCGACGCGACGGGCGCGACGGTGCGCACCGTGCCGCTGGCGGACGACGAGAGCCTCGGGGGAGCCGAGGGCACGACCGCGTTCGCCCGCACGGGCCTCGACCGGGTGACGCTCATGCAGGTCGGGTCGGAGGTCGTCGCGCGGGGCGAGGGCACGAAGGTCGTGCGTGCGGACCACGTGGGCGAGCTACCCGGGGGGCGGGTGCGCGCGGACGTGGACGACGGCAGCGACCCGCGGCTGGTGCTGACCAGCGACGCCGAGGGCCTGCACGGCTGGGACGCCGAGGGCGTGCGCCGGTGGTCCGCGGACGTGCAGGTGACGCGGTCGGCCATGGTCCTGGCCGGGCGCGTCCACGCCACCACCAGGGCCGACGCGCTGGTGACGTTCGACGCGCGCACGGGCGCCGAGCTGTGGCGCCGCGACGGCCTCGTCCTCGACCAGGCGCCGCTCGCCGACGGGCGCGTGCTGCTGGTGCGGGAGCGGGGCGCCGACGGGGCCGCACTCGACCTCGTCGCGCTGGACGTCGCGGACGGTGAGGTCGCCTGGCGGACGCCGTGGCCCGAGGGCGTCGACCAGCTGCAGGCGGTGTTCGGCGTGATCGTCGGGCTGTCGTACGACGTCGAGGGCGAGGACTGGAGCGTCACGGCCCTGGGCTGA